Part of the Leptolyngbya sp. BL0902 genome, TCCGTTTGGGATCTCGCCGCTGCCCAGGCGCAACTTGAGGCCATTACCACCGCCATCATGCCGCTGGCGGTGGCTTCCCCAGGACGGGCACAGGTGCCCTCTATCGAAATCCAAGAGGCGGAAGAGACAGTCATTGTCACCGCCTTCTTTCCCGGTGTAGATCCCCAGGCTGTGCAGGTACGAGCCAGCGCGACGGGCCTCACCTTTTTGGGACAGCGCCAATCGGGCTATCGTCGGCCCCTCGGCCAGGGCCTCAGCCTCAACTACTTTCAGCACAGCGTACCCCTGCCTGCCCCTGTACACGATGGGGCCATGGAGGTTCGCTATAGCCAAGCATCCCTTATCGTTGCTTTGCCAAAACGTAAGGCCCTATGGCAGCGGGGATGGGTCATCCTAAAAAGCGCCTACCAGCGAGCTATCGCCAGGATTACGGCCATTGCAAAGAGTTTCTGAGCACATCCATTCTGCACATCCATTCTAATGTGAGCGCTTTTCTGTCTGGCTATCCTGCTGGTAATCCCTCGGATAGCCCTGTTTTTCCAGGCACCAGAGGTTAAGATACGTAACGACCCATCAGTGTCGATGATACTTAG contains:
- a CDS encoding Hsp20/alpha crystallin family protein; this translates as MPNTQWSSVWDLAAAQAQLEAITTAIMPLAVASPGRAQVPSIEIQEAEETVIVTAFFPGVDPQAVQVRASATGLTFLGQRQSGYRRPLGQGLSLNYFQHSVPLPAPVHDGAMEVRYSQASLIVALPKRKALWQRGWVILKSAYQRAIARITAIAKSF